From the Magnetococcus sp. PR-3 genome, the window GTGGCATTGCACCGCGCCTTAACCGCGGACTGCCCCAACACAGGGGTGTGCAAACTGGCCTGTTCTGGGGCCATGGCCATGCAGCTCTACCCCAAACTGTTAACATGGCAGCAGCAGCACCCGGCTTTGTCGATGCAGCTGGAGGCCGCCCCCAACCCGGCCATTGTCGCACGGGTGCTCAGCAACCAATCTGATCTGGGTTTGGTAACCCAACCGGTGCAGGATGCCGCGTTGGCCCAACAGATATTGGGTCAAGATGCCCTCTGTCTGATCCTACCGGCCGGGGTGGAGGCCTCTTGGTCGACGTTAATGGCCCTGGGTTTTATCGATCATCCCGATGGCGATCACTATGCCAGCCAGCTGTTGGAAGCGAATTTTCCACAGAGCTATCGAGGTATGGGTGCCATCCCCAAAACCAGTTACATCAATCAGCTTAGTCAAATTCTTTTACCCATCGCCATGGGGCTGGGTTTTACCGTTCTGCCGCACTCCGCTTTGGCGGCCTTTCCTGAGCCTAAGCGCCTACACATCGCCCCGCTGGTTCATCCGGTCAATGAAACGGTCTATTTGATCACCAAGAAGCATCGCCCTTTGCCGGCGCGTTATGGAGGCATCCGTTCTCTGCTTGAGTCCCAGTGGGGGGCGCAGCCGCTAAGGGTCTGAGCCCCCCTTGTTAGGCCTGGGATGGTGGCCTAACAGGTCGAGCTGTG encodes:
- a CDS encoding LysR family transcriptional regulator yields the protein MINPTFLRTFMCVVETGHFTQTAKRLHMTQPGVSQHIQKLERQLEQPLLNRHGKSFELTVAGEQLYAYGLQQAQAEVALHRALTADCPNTGVCKLACSGAMAMQLYPKLLTWQQQHPALSMQLEAAPNPAIVARVLSNQSDLGLVTQPVQDAALAQQILGQDALCLILPAGVEASWSTLMALGFIDHPDGDHYASQLLEANFPQSYRGMGAIPKTSYINQLSQILLPIAMGLGFTVLPHSALAAFPEPKRLHIAPLVHPVNETVYLITKKHRPLPARYGGIRSLLESQWGAQPLRV